A window of the candidate division WOR-3 bacterium genome harbors these coding sequences:
- the rpsS gene encoding 30S ribosomal protein S19 produces MSRALKKGPYVDVKLMKKISKLIDSGEKKIIKTWARNSIIPPEFVGFTVAVHNGNRFIPVYITERMVGHKLGEFSPTRTFRIHSGTRKAEKEREFER; encoded by the coding sequence ATGTCGAGAGCGCTCAAAAAAGGCCCCTATGTGGATGTCAAACTAATGAAGAAAATTTCCAAATTGATTGACAGCGGCGAGAAAAAAATCATCAAAACGTGGGCACGAAATTCAATCATTCCACCGGAGTTCGTGGGATTTACCGTCGCAGTGCATAATGGTAACCGATTCATCCCGGTTTATATAACCGAAAGAATGGTTGGCCACAAGCTCGGTGAATTCTCTCCCACCAGAACTTTTCGCATCCACTCGGGGACCAGAAAAGCCGAGAAGGAAAGAGAGTTTGAGAGATGA
- the rpsC gene encoding 30S ribosomal protein S3 yields MGQKTHPIGFRLGITKDWKSKWFDQQNYGKLVAEDYSIRRYLYQRLSDAMLSDIIIRRLSNRVIISVYTAQPGKVIGKGGEEIKKLREEIKSLIDKDVAINIEEIRMPELDAFLVAQNITRQIRQRISHRRAMKRAIISAMKIGARGIKVACSGRLGGSEIARTEWYPEGRVPLQTINADIDYACATAFTIYGTVGVKVWIYKGDVH; encoded by the coding sequence ATGGGACAGAAAACACATCCGATTGGATTCCGCTTAGGCATTACCAAGGACTGGAAATCCAAATGGTTCGATCAACAGAATTATGGAAAGCTCGTTGCTGAAGACTATTCGATTCGTCGTTATCTATACCAGAGACTCTCTGATGCAATGCTTTCAGATATTATCATAAGGAGACTCTCAAACCGTGTTATTATTTCAGTCTACACTGCACAACCGGGCAAGGTTATCGGCAAGGGTGGAGAAGAAATCAAGAAACTCCGAGAAGAGATCAAGAGTCTGATAGATAAGGATGTGGCAATTAACATCGAAGAAATCAGAATGCCGGAGCTCGATGCCTTCCTCGTAGCGCAGAATATCACGCGTCAGATAAGACAGAGGATATCGCATCGACGTGCAATGAAACGCGCAATAATATCGGCAATGAAAATCGGCGCCCGCGGCATAAAGGTTGCTTGTTCCGGCCGACTAGGCGGTTCGGAGATAGCCAGGACCGAATGGTATCCCGAAGGCAGGGTCCCGCTGCAGACAATCAACGCTGACATAGACTATGCCTGTGCAACCGCATTTACAATCTACGGAACTGTCGGTGTCAAAGTCTGGATATACAAAGGAGATGTCCACTAA
- the rplX gene encoding 50S ribosomal protein L24, with amino-acid sequence MTDDKNKQRRTKFHVRKNDLVEVITGEERERRGRVLEVIPEKTMAIVEGVNLVKKHQRARSQAKPSGIVTVPAPVNISNLMLICPKCGKRAKVRMEKIENKRVRICKKCGESLE; translated from the coding sequence ATGACCGACGATAAAAATAAACAAAGAAGAACAAAATTTCATGTACGGAAGAATGATCTTGTTGAAGTAATCACCGGCGAAGAGAGAGAGAGACGCGGCCGGGTTCTGGAAGTAATCCCAGAAAAGACCATGGCCATTGTCGAGGGCGTTAACCTCGTCAAGAAACATCAGCGAGCTCGCTCCCAGGCAAAACCTTCAGGTATCGTAACTGTGCCGGCACCGGTTAACATTTCAAATCTTATGTTGATCTGTCCAAAATGCGGTAAGAGAGCAAAGGTACGGATGGAAAAAATCGAAAATAAACGAGTAAGAATCTGCAAGAAATGTGGAGAAAGCCTTGAATAA
- the rplP gene encoding 50S ribosomal protein L16, producing MLEPKKTKYRKHHRGRRKGKATSGNSVAFGEYGLVALEPAWVTARQIEASRVAIAHKMKKGGKLWVRIYPDKPVTKKPAETRMGKGKGAPEFWVSVVKPGRILFELEGMSTDEAQHLLRLAANKLPMKTRFMKREAGVRYEGF from the coding sequence ATGCTCGAGCCGAAGAAAACGAAATACCGGAAGCATCACCGGGGACGCCGTAAGGGAAAAGCAACAAGCGGCAATTCCGTTGCGTTTGGCGAATATGGACTCGTTGCACTGGAACCCGCATGGGTAACGGCTCGGCAGATCGAAGCATCGCGCGTCGCCATAGCCCACAAGATGAAAAAAGGCGGCAAATTATGGGTAAGGATATACCCGGACAAACCCGTAACCAAGAAACCCGCCGAAACAAGAATGGGCAAAGGCAAGGGTGCGCCAGAATTCTGGGTGAGCGTTGTGAAACCGGGACGTATTCTATTTGAACTGGAGGGAATGAGCACGGATGAAGCTCAACATCTCCTGAGGCTCGCGGCAAACAAATTGCCGATGAAAACAAGATTCATGAAGAGGGAAGCTGGTGTGAGATATGAAGGTTTTTGA
- the rpsQ gene encoding 30S ribosomal protein S17: MRRRKVGTVTSDKPDKTVVVRITTYDKHPLYKKYVRKRTKIYAHDAKNEYKLGDKVMIEETRPLSKLKRWRVIRRIK; encoded by the coding sequence GTGCGTAGGAGGAAAGTCGGTACGGTAACCAGCGATAAACCTGATAAGACCGTGGTCGTAAGAATCACCACCTATGACAAGCATCCGCTCTATAAGAAATATGTGCGCAAGAGAACCAAGATTTACGCACACGATGCCAAGAATGAATACAAACTCGGGGACAAGGTAATGATCGAGGAAACACGGCCTTTATCCAAACTGAAGCGTTGGCGAGTCATAAGGAGAATCAAGTGA
- the rplN gene encoding 50S ribosomal protein L14 — protein MIQIYSRLKVCDNTGARVAMCIRVSGSSRTRYGRIGDIINVSIKDAMPNAPVKKGDKGKAVIVRTKKEYRRIDGSYVRFDDNACVLITEQKEPKGTRVFGPVARELREKGFTKIMSLASEVV, from the coding sequence GTGATCCAGATATACTCCCGGCTTAAGGTCTGCGACAACACCGGGGCACGCGTGGCGATGTGCATAAGAGTCAGCGGCAGTTCGAGAACACGGTACGGTCGCATCGGGGATATCATCAATGTTTCCATTAAGGACGCGATGCCGAACGCCCCGGTCAAGAAAGGTGACAAAGGCAAGGCCGTAATCGTGCGCACAAAGAAAGAATACCGCCGCATAGATGGTTCGTACGTGAGATTCGACGATAATGCATGTGTACTAATCACTGAACAGAAGGAACCGAAAGGCACGAGAGTATTCGGGCCCGTCGCACGCGAACTGAGAGAAAAGGGATTCACCAAAATAATGTCGCTGGCGAGCGAAGTAGTATGA
- the rpmC gene encoding 50S ribosomal protein L29, whose amino-acid sequence MKVFEIREKTREELIDMLNGLNRETFNLRLRRGAQELPNPLRLRTLRRDIARIKTILREDEKGIRKLLEPKKVATKAKKGEKGA is encoded by the coding sequence ATGAAGGTTTTTGAGATCAGAGAAAAAACTCGTGAAGAACTTATTGATATGCTTAACGGCCTGAACCGAGAGACATTCAACCTGCGATTGCGCCGTGGTGCTCAAGAACTCCCGAACCCACTGAGGCTGCGCACTTTACGCAGAGACATTGCCCGTATCAAAACGATACTGCGCGAAGACGAAAAGGGAATAAGGAAATTACTCGAACCAAAGAAAGTGGCAACGAAGGCTAAGAAAGGAGAAAAAGGTGCGTAG
- the rplV gene encoding 50S ribosomal protein L22 gives MIARAIKRYERVSPRKVKMILDVIRGKGVMEARALLQFHPSRSKIPILKTMNSAVANFKNSVGTLRVDDSELYVKEASVDAGPALKRWRPGFRGTADMIRRRTCHIRVIVDSYKPIEKKGG, from the coding sequence ATGATCGCACGCGCGATAAAGAGGTACGAACGGGTATCACCACGCAAGGTCAAAATGATCCTGGATGTTATCAGGGGAAAAGGCGTGATGGAAGCACGGGCACTTCTGCAATTTCACCCATCCCGATCCAAGATCCCCATTCTAAAAACCATGAATTCTGCAGTGGCAAATTTCAAAAACAGTGTCGGCACTCTACGCGTTGATGATAGTGAACTCTATGTCAAAGAAGCAAGCGTCGATGCAGGCCCGGCACTGAAACGCTGGAGACCGGGGTTTCGCGGCACCGCAGATATGATCAGAAGAAGAACCTGCCACATCAGAGTAATCGTCGATTCATACAAACCAATTGAGAAGAAGGGAGGCTAA